One Brassica napus cultivar Da-Ae chromosome C4, Da-Ae, whole genome shotgun sequence genomic region harbors:
- the LOC106441227 gene encoding probable serine/threonine-protein kinase PBL7, with protein MGTSVHPRNPETNLQGSSLNAPILTSSSSQDLANEKGLKTRLKKMIFDLGLACFLPPPAGPSSIENSGNNSGSGGDNNKAWLLAETAPENINHDPHSVHSSFRFSLCSQTELEKMKGGEAPSLSASSSCRNLSVSGGSATVLMVNLENGVKETGKSTDELTWTRARSLEKSISPVANTLVRFSYGEIVAATRNFSKGRVLGRGACSYVFRGKIGIWKTALAIKRLDKEDKESPKSFCRELMIASSLHSSNIVPLLGFCIDPEEGLFLVYKYVSGGSLEHYLHYKKKKKGMKAALPWSARYKVALGIADAIAYLHNGTEQCVVHRDIKPSNILLSSKKIPKLCDFGLATWTAAPSVPFLCKTVKGTFGYLAPEYFQHGKISDKTDVYAFGVVLLELLTGRKPIEPRRSSGEGNLVVWAKPLLDRGIEAVEELLDPRLRCTRKNSVYMERMIRAAAACVINEESRRPGMEEIVTILRGGEGGLETRTYSSRKTNTSLSSMIDTYTQLQQTKSEMKCHLDLAMLGVTDLEDDGHLYER; from the exons ATGGGAACGTCTGTTCATCCACGAAACCCAGAAACAAATCTTCAGGGCAGTTCCTTAAATGCTCCCATTCtcacttcttcatcttctcaagATCTCGCCAATGAGAAAGGACTGAAGACCCGTTTGAAAAAGATGATCTTTGATCTGGGTCTCGCTTGTTTCCTTCCTCCTCCAGCCGGACCAAGCTCAATAGAAAACTCCGGCAACAACAGTGGAAGCGGCGGAGATAACAACAAGGCGTGGCTTTTGGCGGAGACAGCTCCGGAGAATATAAACCATGACCCTCACTCTGTTCATTCTTCGTTTAGATTCAGCCTCTGCTCACAAACTGAGCTTGAGAAGATGAAAGGAGGAGAAGCGCCTTCGCTGTCTGCTTCGTCTTCTTGTCGGAATTTATCAGTCTCCGGTGGCTCCGCGACGGTTCTGATGGTGAATCTGGAGAATGGAGTAAAGGAAACTGGGAAATCTACAGACGAATTGACGTGGACAAGAGCTCGATCGCTGGAGAAGAGTATCTCTCCGGTAGCTAACACTTTGGTTCGGTTCAGCTACGGCGAAATCGTCGCCGCCACTCGTAATTTCTCCAAAG ggaGAGTGTTGGGAAGAGGAGCTTGTAGCTATGTGTTCAGGGGTAAAATCGGAATTTGGAAAACGGCTTTAGCGATCAAAAGGCTTGATAAAGAAGACAAAGAGTCTCCAAAATCTTTTTGTAGAGAGTTGATGATTGCAAGCTCTCTTCATAGCTCAAACATTGTGCCTCTTCTTGGTTTCTGTATAGATCCTGAAGAGGGTTTATTCTTGGTTTACAAGTACGTCTCAGGTGGTAGCCTTGAACACTATTTACACT ataagaagaagaagaaaggcatGAAAGCCGCTTTGCCTTGGTCAGCAAGGTACAAGGTAGCACTAGGGATCGCTGATGCGATTGCTTATTTGCATAATGGAACAGAGCAGTGTGTTGTTCATAGAGATATCAAACCCTCCAATATACTCCTTTCCTCAAAGAAGATACCAAAG TTGTGTGACTTCGGGTTAGCTACTTGGACCGCTGCACCTTCTGTTCCTTTCCTTTGCAAGACCGTGAAAGGCACATTCGG ATATCTAGCTCCAGAGTATTTCCAACATGGTAAGATATCTGACAAGACCGATGTTTACGCCTTTGGTGTTGTGTTGCTTGAGCTGTTAACCGGTAGAAAACCAATCGAACCAAGAAGATCATCTGGTGAAGGAAATTTAGTTGTTTGG gCGAAACCGTTGTTGGATAGAGGGATTGAAGCTGTAGAAGAGCTACTTGATCCGAGATTGAGATGTACAAGAAAAAACTCGGTTTACATGGAGCGGATGATCCGTGCTGCAGCGGCATGTGTGATCAATGAAGAGTCTCGAAGGCCTGGTATGGAAGAGATAGTCACAATCTTGAGAGGTGGAGAAGGAGGACTAGAGACGAGAACATACTCAAGCAGGAAAACTAATACGAGTCTTTCGAGTATGATTGACACTTACACACAGTTGCAACAGACCAAATCCGAGATGAAATGTCATCTTGATCTGGCGATGCTTGGAGTAACTGATTTGGAAGACGATGGTCATTTATATGAACggtaa
- the LOC106436455 gene encoding protein C2-DOMAIN ABA-RELATED 1, whose amino-acid sequence MENLLGLLRIHVKRGVNLAIRDIASSDPYIVFHFGNKKLKTHVVKQSVNPEWNDDLTLSVTDPNLPVKLTVYDKDLLSADDKMGEAEFSIAPYLEAIKFRHKIQGGLPHGTIIMKIQPNRQNCLSEESHIVWNQGKLVQNMFIRLQNVETGEVELQLEWIDVPGSRGV is encoded by the exons atggAGAATCTATTGGGTCTTCTCAGAATTCATGTGAAGAGAGGTGTGAACCTCGCCATCAGAGATATCGCAAGCAGCGATCCTTACATCGTTTTTCACTTCGGAAACAAG AAGCTGAAAACCCACGTGGTCAAACAAAGTGTAAACCCAGAGTGGAACGATGATTTGACTCTTTCTGTGACTGATCCAAATCTCCCTGTTAAACTT ACGGTTTACGATAAGGACTTGCTCTCTGCGGATGATAAGATGGGAGAAGCAGAGTTTAGCATTGCTCCATATCTTGAAGCCATTAAGTTTCGCCATAAGATCCAAGGAGGACTTCCCCATGGAACCATAATAATGAAGATACAGCCTAACAGACAAAACTGTCTGTCTGAAGAGAGCCACATTGTGTGGAACCAAGGCAAGCTTGTTCAGAATATGTTCATCAGGCTCCAGAACGTAGAAACCGGAGAGGTTGAGCTACAGCTCGAGTGGATCGATGTCCCCGGTTCAAGGGGTGTTTAA
- the LOC106436450 gene encoding protein C2-DOMAIN ABA-RELATED 1: MENLLGLLRIHVKRGVNLAIRDISSSDPYVVVHSGKQKLKTRVVKHSLNPEWNDHLTLSVTDPNLPVKLMVYDYDVLSADDKMGEAEFNIAQYLEAIKFRHTLEGGLPDGTIIMKIQPSRQNCLSEESHIVWNQGKLVQNMFLRLQHVECGEVEIQLEWIDIPGSRGI; this comes from the exons ATGGAGAATCTATTGGGACTTCTCAGAATTCATGTGAAAAGAGGTGTGAATCTCGCCATTAGAGATATCTCAAGCAGTGATCCTTACGTCGTCGTTCACTCAGGAAAACAG AAGCTTAAAACACGCGTGGTGAAACACAGTCTTAACCCCGAGTGGAACGACCATTTAACGCTTTCTGTGACCGATCCAAATCTCCCTGTTAAACTT ATGGTTTATGACTATGACGTGCTCTCGGCTGATGACAAGATGGGTGAAGCTGAGTTTAACATTGCTCAATATCTTGAAGCCATTAAATTCCGCCATACGCTCGAAGGAGGACTTCCCGATGGGACGATAATAATGAAGATACAACCGAGCAGACAAAATTGTTTGTCTGAAGAGAGTCATATTGTGTGGAACCAAGGCAAACTTGTTCAGAATATGTTCCTTAGGCTTCAGCACGTGGAATGTGGAGAAGTCGAGATACAGCTCGAGTGGATCGATATCCCCGGTTCAAGGGGTATTTAA
- the LOC125586089 gene encoding uncharacterized protein LOC125586089: MKELFEIHKPIMLDSCNFGHWKARMRQLIRGIDEDAWTAVEEGWSVPTMMTDDKTLAPKPKDRWTDQEKAASKFNSKALTAIFSSVDLDQFKIFRAISELASKALVLGKKYDEKDLVKKLLRCLPPRFEAYKVHDLEKANRTANSQKSIAFVADSKEQDRVIKIEENLGLMARNFNKQDSKNSRKKELQCHECEGYGHFRNECPLAKRKELKCIDCKGFGHTRSECPNNLKKDKSLMCFSDTDSESDSDGDELHVNFMALVCKEEEPKLDSAVEEDGDDLNNDLETKYKSLFDKFAELSHENLQLLKDMVMLKAQVNILELEKPSNQVAELSILKRAMTEHERVQKQVELKVSHMNDLITKEMDRSKLLENQLADNLKRVRMLTTGTTTLDHLLTIGQCPSSSLGLGFQCSTSKSAEETVFVKGSSKEKEIQVSTKVQTDNQKSGNLKKTTTTQRGNGCHFCGKRVHNVRFCYFWKNKYQRAWRMNLCFMKPSLYGHVWIAKLYPNYKQRVSTVAHSEKNEIRTDAEQPIICNLASLSTETELVSNIAYTSSDSSPQFHTPWYFDSGCSKHMTGNQDFFEKLEFIKGGKVTFGDGGQGKIRGVGELDKTVLPRLINFFYVDGLKANLISVSQLCYEGLEVIFNIKVCRAVDTKGNVVLCGVRSGNNCYMWKPSHLCYSAKESKLDLWHKRLRHMNTNGLTRLVNAEVVRGVPELEKQTDTVCGGCCQRKQVKVQYKEISEIRSKGMLELVHMDLMGPIMPNNIAGKRYIFVLVDDFSRYIWVNFLRNKSDALESFCILALQLKQEKGGIVQIKSDHGGEFQNEEFDKFCHSQGIQHNYAAPRTPQQNEVVERKNRTLQELARAMLCGNSVPSGFWAEAMATACYVINCVYVKPNTKTTPYEVFKGKTPNLSHMHVFGCLCYILNDKDHLGKFDAKSDVGIIGFYQARVTQKIECVTQPTSSSSEVKIKDELEGEDDPTREQRVDLDQAKVHKNHSSAPVIGGVFDERVTRNKQIDFKEMVKLACFIVELNELECFVSLIKPKTLHEALNDEFWTESMHQELEQFDRLQVWELVSRPDGVNIIGTKWIHKNKTDESGNVVRNKSRLVGQGYTQIKGVDFDETFAPVARLESIRLLFGMPKGFEDPHFPDHVYKLKKALYGLKPAPQAWYDRLKEFLTQAGFQRGGVDKTLFIGENGRDILVVQVYVDDIIFGGTSQSMVDEFVRTMTKEFEMSMVGDLSYFLGLQVKQLDDGITTSKTANTPMSTTTKLSRDDDGKPVDEKLYRAIGSLLYLTPSRPDLCLSVGFCDADWAGCLDDRHSTSGGCFFVGNNLLQLRSLIRGIDEDAWTAVEEGWSVPTMMTDDKTLAPKPKDRWTDQEKAASKFNSKALTAIFPSVDLDQFKIFRAVHDLEKANRTAISQKSIAFVADSKEQDRVIKIEENLGLMARNFNKFIKRMEKGGNRSNSRFQRNYSDRNSSQYTRQDSKNSKKKELQCHECEGYGHFRNGCPLAKRKELKCIDCKGFGHTRSECPNNLKKDKSLMCFSDTDSESDSDGDELHVNFIALVCKEEEPKLDSAVEEDGDDLNNDLETEYKSLFDKFAELSHENLQLLKDIVMLKAQVNILELEKPSNQVAELSILKRAMTEHERVQKQFELKVSHMNDLITKEMDKSKLLENQLADNLKRVRMLTTGTTTLDHLLTIGQCPSSS; the protein is encoded by the exons ATGAAGGAACTATTCGAAATTCATAAACCTATCATGCTGGACAGTTGCAACTTCGGTCATTGGAAGGCAAGGATGCGACAGTTAATCAGAGGAATTGATGAGGATGCGTGGACTGCAGTAGAAGAAGGTTGGTCTGTTCCTACAATGATGACCGATGACAAAACCTTGGCCCCAAAGCCAAAAGATAGGTGGACTGATCAAGAGAAGGCAGCATCGAAGTTCAACTCTAAAGCCCTCACTGCGATCTTCTCTTCGGTAGATCTGGACCAGTTCAAAATATTCAGggct ATCAGTGAACTTGCTAGCAAAGCTTTAGTTCTTGGAAAGAAATATGATGAGAAGGATTTGGTGAAAAAGCTGTTAAGATGCCTACCTCCACGATTTGAAGCATACAAG GTTCATGATCTGGAGAAAGCTAATCGAACTGCAAATTCTCAAAAGAGCATCGCATTTGTAGCTGACTCTAAAGAGCAGGATCGAGTCATAAAGATCGAAGAGAACTTGGGACTAATGGCTCGAAACTTCAACAA GCAAGACTCGAAGAACTCTAGGAAGAAGGAGTTGCAGTGCCATGAGTGTGAAGGCTATGGGCATTTTCGCAATGAGTGTCCGCTAGCTAAACGAAAAGAGCTGAAGTGCATCGACTGCAAGGGCTTTGGTCACACTCGAAGTGAATGTCCTAATAATTTGAAAAAGGACAAGTCACTCATGTGTTTCAGTGATACAGACTCAGAGAGTGACAGCGATGGAGATGAGCTACATGTAAACTTTATGGCACTTGTCTGTAAGGAAGAAGAACCAAAACTGGATTCAGCCGTGGAAGAGGATGGAGATGATCTCAACAACGATCTTGAAACAAAATACAAGTCTCTGTTCGACAAATTTGCTGAACTCAGCCATGAGAACCTGCAACTACTGAAAGATATGGTCATGCTAAAAGCTCAGGTGAATATCTTGGAATTGGAGAAACCCTCGAATCAAGTTGCTGAATTATCAATCCTAAAGAGAGCGATGACAGAACATGAGAGGGTGCAGAAGCAGGTTGAACTGAAGGTAAGTCATATGAATGATCTAATAACCAAGGAGATGGACAGGAGCAAATTACTTGAAAATCAACTCGCTGACAATCTCAAGAGAGTAAGAATGCTCACTACTGGTACTACAACTCTGGATCATCTTCTCACCATTGGTCAGTGTCCCAGCAGCAGTTTAGGATTAGGTTTTCAATGCTCTACATCCAAATCTGCTGAAGAAACTGTATTTGTGAAAGGAAGttcgaaagaaaaagaaatccaAGTCTCGACAAAGGTTCAGACTGATAATCAGAAAAGTGGGAACCTGAAGAAGACTACTACTACGCAACGAGGAAATGGATGCCACTTCTGTGGAAAGCGTGTTCATAACGTCAGATTCTGCTACTTCTGGAAAAATAAGTATCAACGAGCCTGGAGAATGAATCTTTGTTTTATGAAACCATCCTTGTATGGTCATGTTTGGATAGCTAAGTTGTACCCGAACTACAAGCAGAGAGTCTCGACTGTCGCACACAGTGAGAAGAATGAAATACGCACTGACGCAGAGCAACCTATCATTTGTAACCTTGCGAGCCTATCCACTGAAACTGAGTTAGTGAGCAACATCGCATACACAAGTTCTGATTCCAGCCCACAGTTTCATACTCCCTGGTACTTTGACAGTGGTTGCTCAAAACATATGACGGGAAATCAAGATTTCTTTGAGAAGCTCGAGTTTATCAAAGGAGGCAAAGTGACCTTCGGTGATGGTGGTCAAGGAAAGATACGAGGAGTGGGGGAACTGGATAAGACAGTTTTACCTAGGCTCATTAATTTCTTCTATGTGGATGGTCTTAAGGCAAACCTCATCAGTGTCAGCCAACTGTGTTATGAGGGATTAGAAGTTATCTTCAACATCAAAGTATGTCGAGCTGTCGATACTAAAGGAAATGTGGTTCTATGCGGTGTGCGATCTGGAAACAACTGTTATATGTGGAAGCCATCACATTTGTGTTACTCGGCTAAAGAGTCTAAGTTGGATCTGTGGCACAAGAGGCTCAGACATATGAATACTAATGGTCTTACCCGGCTGGTCAATGCTGAGGTTGTCAGGGGAGTTCCAGAACTAGAGAAACAAACTGACACTGTGTGTGGAGGTTGTTGTCAGCGAAAACAGGTTAAAGTTCAATACAAGGAGATATCTGAGATCAGATCCAAGGGGATGCTGGAGCTGGTGCATATGGATCTTATGGGACCAATCATGCCAAACAACATTGCGGGAAAAAGATACATCTTTGTTCTTGTAGATGACTTTTCCAGATACATTTGGGTAAACTTCCTAAGGAACAAATCTGACGCATTGGAGAGTTTTTGCATTCTGGCCCTGCAACTTAAACAGGAGAAGGGCGGCATAGTGCAGATCAAGAGTGATCATGGAGGGGAGTTTCAAAATGAAGAATTTGATAAATTCTGTCACAGTCAAGGAATCCAACATAATTATGCAGCTCCCAGAACTCCTCAACAGAATGAAGTAGTGGAAAGGAAAAATAGGACACTGCAGGAATTGGCTAGAGCTATGCTTTGTGGAAATAGTGTACCATCCGGTTTTTGGGCAGAGGCTATGGCTACTGCATGTTATGTTATAAATTGTGTGTATGTCAAGCCTAACACAAAAACTACTCCATATGAAGTGTTCAAGGGAAAGACGCCAAACCTTAGTCATATGCATGTCTTTGGTTGTCTATGCTACATCTTGAATGATAAAGATCATCTCGGGAAGTTTGATGCAAAAAGTGATGTTGGGAT TATCGGATTCTATCAAGCACGAGTAACTCAGAAAATTGAGTGTGTCACACAGCCGACTTCATCATCCTCTGAGGTAAAAATCAAAGACGAGTTAGAAGGAGAGGATGACCCGACCAGGGAACAGCGTGTTGATCTGGATCAAGCCAAAGTGCATAAAAATCATTCGTCTGCTCCTGTGATTGGTGGAGTGTTTGACGAGAGAGTCACAAGGAATAAGCAGATTGACTTCAAGGAAATGGTCAAGCTTGCATGCTTCATAGTTGAGTTGAACGAACTCGAGTGCTTTGTATCCTTGATTAAACCTAAAACACTTCATGAAGCACTGAATGATGAGTTTTGGACCGAGTCTATGCATCAAGAGCTTGAGCAGTTTGATCGATTACAAGTATGGGAACTCGTTTCACGCCCTGACGGTGTCAACATCATTGGCACTAAATGGATTCACAAGAATAAGACTGATGAAAGTGGGAACGTTGTCAGAAACAAATCCAGACTTGTGGGACAAGGCTACACACAAATCAAAGGTGTGGACTTTGATGAGACATTTGCTCCGGTTGCACGACTAGAGTCGATCAGACTATTATTCGGGATG CCTAAGGGGTTCGAGGATCCTCACTTCCCTGATCATGTCTACAAACTAAAGAAGGCACTGTATGGGCTTAAACCGGCTCCCCAAGCATGGTATGACCGATTGAAAGAGTTCCTGACTCAGGCTGGGTTTCAAAGAGGAGGAGTTGATAAAACTTTGTTTATTGGTGAGAATGGAAGAGACATACTTGTCGTCCAagtctatgttgatgatatcatatTCGGAGGAACCTCTCAGTCCATGGTTGATGAGTTTGTAAGAACAATGACCAAGGAGTTCGAAATGAGTATGGTGGGTGACCTAAGCTATTTTCTTGGACTGCAAGTCAAGCAGCTTGATGATGGGATCACG ACGAGTAAGACAGCCAATACTCCTATGAGCACAACTACAAAGCTGTCACGAGATGATGATGGGAAACCTGTCGATGAGAAGCTCTATAGAGCCATAGGCAGTCTGCTATACCTTACTCCGAGTCGACCTGATCTATGTCTGAGCGTAG GTTTCTGTGATGCTGACTGGGCAGGGTGCTTGGATGACAGACATAGCACATCTGGTGGATGTTTCTTCGTTGGAAACAACTTG TTGCAACTTCGGTCATTGATCAGAGGAATTGATGAGGATGCGTGGACTGCAGTAGAAGAAGGTTGGTCTGTTCCTACAATGATGACCGATGACAAAACCTTGGCCCCAAAGCCAAAAGATAGGTGGACTGATCAAGAGAAGGCAGCATCGAAGTTCAACTCTAAAGCCCTCACTGCGATCTTCCCTTCGGTGGATCTGGACCAATTCAAAATATTCAGGGCT GTTCATGATCTGGAGAAAGCTAATCGAACTGCAATTTCTCAAAAGAGCATCGCATTTGTAGCTGACTCTAAAGAGCAGGATCGAGTCATAAAGATCGAAGAGAACTTGGGACTAATGGCTCGAAACTTCAACAAGTTCATCAAGCGAATGGAGAAAGGAGGAAATCGATCCAACTCACGATTTCAGAGGAATTACTCAGATCGAAACAGCTCTCAATACACTAGGCAAGACTCGAAGAACTCTAAGAAGAAGGAGTTGCAGTGCCATGAGTGTGAAGGCTATGGGCATTTTCGCAATGGGTGTCCGCTAGCTAAACGAAAAGAGCTGAAGTGCATCGACTGCAAGGGCTTTGGTCACACTCGAAGTGAATGTCCTAATAATTTGAAAAAGGACAAGTCACTCATGTGTTTCAGTGATACAGACTCAGAGAGTGACAGCGATGGAGATGAGCTACATGTAAACTTTATAGCACTTGTCTGTAAGGAAGAAGAACCAAAACTGGATTCAGCGGTGGAAGAGGATGGAGATGATCTCAACAACGATCTTGAAACAGAATACAAGTCTCTGTTCGACAAATTTGCTGAACTCAGCCATGAGAACCTGCAACTACTGAAAGATATAGTCATGCTAAAAGCTCAGGTGAATATCTTGGAATTGGAGAAACCCTCGAATCAAGTTGCTGAATTATCAATCCTAAAGAGAGCGATGACAGAACATGAGAGGGTGCAGAAGCAGTTTGAACTGAAGGTAAGTCATATGAATGATCTAATAACCAAGGAGATGGACAAGAGCAAATTACTTGAAAATCAACTCGCTGACAATCTCAAGAGAGTAAGAATGCTCACTACTGGTACAACAACTCTGGATCATCTTCTCACTATTGGTCAGTGTCCTAGCAGCAGTTGA